The nucleotide sequence CCGTTTAGGGCTGAATCGTAAAGTAGATGAAGCTTACGAATTACATTATCGTTTTTCGGATTGTATTGATATGATTTTTGAACAAGGAAACCCAGCAGGTATCAAAGAAGTCTTTAAATCACTGGGCTTGGCAGAGAATTATGTTCGTTTGCCATTGGTTTCTGTAGACCAAGATTTAGCTGGAAGAATTGATACTTTTGTAGCTGAATTTGATAAATAAACCGCTAAATTTCTTAAGTAAAGAAATATTTTGTAGTAGCTAAATTAATACCTAAATTTGCGTCGAATCTTCGGTACGATTTTTTGTAGGTTGATGCTAACAATTGAATCGAAAAAATATAAAAATGAAAAAATTAGTATCGTTATTATTTCTTGTCCTGTTCTTTTCTTCTTGTAATGAATATCAAAAAGCATTGAAAAATGAAGATATTGGAGTGAAGTATGATATGGGGACTAAGTTATATGAAGAAGGGAAGTATTCAAAAGCTATTCGATTGTTTGAACAAATTGCAACTAGTTATAGAGGGAAACCTCAAGCGCAGAAATTGTTTTATATGTTTTCGCAGTCGTATTATAAAACCAATCAGTTTTATTTAGCAGGTTATCAATTTGAAAGTTTTGTTTCTAGCTATCCTAAAAGTGAAAAAGTAGAAGAAGCCGCTTTTTTAGGAGCTAAAAGTTATTCGAAACTGTCCCCTGTCTATAGTTTAGACCAAACAGATACATATAAAGGAATTGAAAAATTACAAAATTTTATTGATACCTACCCTAATTCAACTTATATGGCTGAGGCTAATGAGTTAGTTAGAAAATTGTCTCAAAAAATTGAAAAAAAGGTATATGAAAATGCCAAAGGATATAATACGATCTCAGATTACAAATCAGCCTTAGTTGCTTTTGATCTTTTTATCAATGATTATCCAGGTACACCATATAAAGAAGATGCTTTGTTTTATAAATTTGATTCGGCTTATAAATTAGGAATTAACAGTGTTTCGGACAAAATGGAAGAGCGTTTGTTAGTGGCTAAAAAAGCTTACGCAAGTTTAATTGATTTTAAAGCAGATACGAAGTATAAAAAAGAGGCTGACGAGATGTTAGCGCGAGTGGAACAAGATTTACAAAAATTTACTAAATAAAATAAAGTCATGGATTTAAAAAAGACGAATGCTCCAGTAAATACAATAACTTATAACAAAACAGTTATTGAAGAACCTACTGGGAATGTGTATGAAGCGATAACCATTATGGCTAAAAGAGCAAACCAAATCAACTCTGAAATCAAAAAAGAATTGACTGAAAAACTAGAAGAGTTTGCTACATATAATGACAGTCTTGAAGAAGTTTTTGAAAACAAAGAGCAAATCGAAGTTTCAAAATTCTATGAAAAATTGCCTAAACCACACGCTTTAGCAGTTCAAGAATGGTTAGACGGAAAAATCTATCACAGAGATTCAAACAAATAATACGTATCAATGTCAGTTTTAAACGGTAAGAAAATTTTACTAGGTGTTTCTGGTGGGATTGCAGCCTATAAAACAGCATCATTAGTACGACTCTTTATAAAAGCAGGTGCACATGTCCAAGTGATAATGACACCTGCTTCTAAGGATTTTGTAACGCCATTAACGTTATCGACCCTTTCTAAAAATCCTGTTTACTCTAGTTTTTACAACGAAGAGGAACAAGATGCAGAGTGGAACAATCATGTTGAATTAGGTCTTTGGGCTGATTTAATGCTTGTTGCTCCTGCCACAGCCAATACCCTGTCAAAAATGACTAATGGGAATTGCGACAACCTTCTTATAGCTACTTATTTATCGGCCAAATGTCCTGTGTATGTCGCTCCAGCAATGGATTTAGACATGTACAAGCATCCTTCAACGCTTGCAAGTTTCAATGCTTTACAGCAATTTGGAAATACCATTATTCCAGCTGAATCTGGTGAATTAGCCAGTGGACTTTCGGGTGAAGGTCGTATGGCTGAACCTGAAAACATAGTGGCTTTTATTGAAGCAGATTTAGAAAGTAAGTTGC is from Flavobacterium sp. NG2 and encodes:
- a CDS encoding outer membrane protein assembly factor BamD, with the protein product MKKLVSLLFLVLFFSSCNEYQKALKNEDIGVKYDMGTKLYEEGKYSKAIRLFEQIATSYRGKPQAQKLFYMFSQSYYKTNQFYLAGYQFESFVSSYPKSEKVEEAAFLGAKSYSKLSPVYSLDQTDTYKGIEKLQNFIDTYPNSTYMAEANELVRKLSQKIEKKVYENAKGYNTISDYKSALVAFDLFINDYPGTPYKEDALFYKFDSAYKLGINSVSDKMEERLLVAKKAYASLIDFKADTKYKKEADEMLARVEQDLQKFTK
- a CDS encoding DNA-directed RNA polymerase subunit omega, which encodes MDLKKTNAPVNTITYNKTVIEEPTGNVYEAITIMAKRANQINSEIKKELTEKLEEFATYNDSLEEVFENKEQIEVSKFYEKLPKPHALAVQEWLDGKIYHRDSNK